The DNA window TCGTCGTCGAGGACGCGTCCGCGACCTCCGACGAGGACCTGAAGGGCATCGACATCGCGCTGTTCTCGGCCGGTGCGACGCTCTCCCGCGCACAGGCGCCCCGCTTCGCGGCGGCGGGCGCGATCGTCGTCGACAACTCGTCGGCGTGGCGCAAGGACCCCGAGGTGCCGCTGGTCGTCAGCGAGGTCAACCCGGAGGAGGCGAAGAACCCGCCGAAGGGCATCATCGCCAACCCGAACTGCACCACGATGGCCGCGATGCCGGTCCTCAAGGTGCTGCACGACGAGGCCGGCCTGCAGCGCCTGATCGTCAGCAGCTACCAGGCGGTCTCCGGCAGCGGCATCGCCGGGGTCGAGGAACTGGTGGGCCAGGTGCGCGCCGTCGCCGCCGACGCCGACAAGCTTGTGCACTCCGGTGCGGCGGTCGACTTCCCGGCGCCGGACAAGTACGTGGCGCCCATCGCGTTCAACGTCGTGCCGCTGGCCGGTGCCATCGTCGACGACGGCAGCGGCGAGACCGACGAGGACCAGAAGCTCCGCAACGAGAGCCGCAAGATTTTGGGCTTGCCGGACCTGCTGGTGTCGGGCACGTGCGTGCGCGTTCCGGTCGTCACCGGGCACTCACTGGCGATCAACGCCGAGTTCGAGCGGCCGCTGTCGGTCGAGCGCGCCAAGGAACTGCTCGCCGACGCCCCCGGCGTCGAGCTGGTGGACGTGCCGACGCCGCTCGCGGCCGCCGGCGGCGATGTGTCCCTCGTCGGCCGAATCCGGCAGGATCCGGGCGCTCCCGAGGGACGCGGCCTGGCGCTGTTCGTCTCGGGCGACAACCTGCGCAAGGGCGCGGCGCTCAACACGATCCAGATCGCCGAGCTGCTCGTCTAGCTCCCGTCGTTCCCGCGTGCGCGGTCACCGGACCCTCGAGGTCCCGGTGGCCGCGCACGCGGCGTATATCGGTCAGTGGTGAGTGATGTTGCGGCCGAAAGTTTTCGGCCGTAGCTTCACTGCTGTGACGGCGAACACGCAGAACGGTGCGGACTGGCAGGCTCTGCTGACGCGGCTGGCCGAACGCAAGGCCGCGGCCCGGGCGATGGGCGGCACCGTGAAGGTGGACCGCTATCGGGCGTCCGGTCGCCTCGACGCGCGGGCCCGCATCACCACGCTGCTGGACGCGGGCTCGTTCGTCGAATTGGGCGCGCTGACAGGGGATCCGGCCGTCCCGGCCGACGCCTTCGTCGCAGGCGCCGGGACGGTCGACGGCCGCCCGGTGACTGTCGGGGCGGAGGACTTCACGGTCGCCGGTGGATCCATCGGAACCGCGGCCGCATCCAAGCGGACCCGGGCGGCGCAGCTGGCGCTACGCAACCGGACGCCGCTGGTGATGATGCTCGAGGGTGCCGGGCACCGTGCCACCAACGCGCTGGAACGGAACCGGCCCGCCCCCAACGATCTCCAGGCCATGGCGGACCTGTCGGGGTTGGTGCCCACGGTGGCGATCGTGACGGGCCCGTCCGCCGGGCACGGGGCGCTGGCCGCGCCGCTGTCCGATTTCGTGATCATGGTCGACGGGTACGGTGCGCTGTTCACGGCCGGACCGCCGCTCGTCGCCGCGTCGACCGGGGAGCAGGTCGACAAACAGACGCTCGGTGGTCCGCAGGTCGCGATCGACATGTCCGGGGTGGCCCACAACCGTGCCGAGTCGGACGCGGCGGCGCTGACATTGGCCCGCCGGTTCCTGTCCTACCTTCCGAGCAGTGCGTGGCAGCGTCCGCCGTGGATCGGGCCGGACGCCGGCAACCACGACGTCGGTGAGCGTGCGCTCCCGGAGCTACTCGATCTGATCCCGGTGAACCAGAAACGCCCGTACGACATGCGCGCGATGCTCGGTGCGCTGGCCGATTCCGGGACCGTGACCGAGATCCAACCCACCTACGGGACCTCGATCATCACGGCGCTGGCACGGATCGGGGGGCACGCGGTCGCCGTGGTCGCGAACCAGCCGACCGTGATGGCCGGTGCCGTCACGGTGGCCGCCGCCGACAAGGCGGCGTCGTTCCTGCAACTCGCGGGCGCGTTCCACCTGCCGGTGCTCTTCCTCGCGGACAATCCGGGCGTGATGGCGGGCAGCGCCGCCGAGAAGGCGGGCATCCTCAAGGCCGGTGCGCGTATGTTCGCCGCACAGCACCGGCTGCGGAGCCCGAAGTTCCACGTGACGGTGCGCAAGGCGTTCGGGTTCGGCAGTTCGGTGATGGGCGCGAACCCGTACGACAACCAGACCATGACGCTCGCGTTCCCGGCCGTCACGCTCGGCGGCATCCCCGCGGACGTCGGCGGGCGCACCGCCAAGGAGGACGACGAGACCCGTCGGGCGCTGGTCGAGAACGAGACGTCGGGACCGTGGGCGTTGGCGCAGACGTTGTTCTACGACGACGTCATCGACCCCCGGGAGTTGCGCAACGTTCTTATCCGCGGACTGGATTCGTGCGCGCGGGACGGCGCGGCGGAGCCGATCGCACACCACGGTTATCTGCGCTGACCTCGAAGGGAAAGGAAGACGACGTGTCGAAGAACTGGGAAGAAGAGTACGGCTACTCCGATGCCGTCCGCAGCGGCGATCTGCTGTTCTGCTCCGGCCAGGTCGGACTCGAGGCGGACGGGAGTGCGCCGGCGAATCCGGAACGGCAGTACGACCTCGCGTTCGCGACGCTCGGCAAGCTGCTCGCCGAGCACGGGGCGGGCCCGTCGGATCTGGTGGAACTCACCAGCTTCCACGTCGACTTTCCTCGGCACATGACCGAGTTCATGGCGGCGAAGGCGCGTTTCCAGAACGGTGCACGGCCGGCGTGGACGGCAGTGGGGGTCACGGCCCTGGGGATGCCCGGCATCCTCGTGGAGATCAAGGCGACGGCCAGGATTCGCGACATCTGAGCCGCTGTGCCGTGAGCTGCGGTGTGGTGTCAGCGGTGCGGGGTCAGCGGTGCGGGGTCAGGCCGCGCCCGAGACGAATTCGTGCGCCTCGTGGGCCGCGTCGCGCCACCGGGCCAGCGTCCCGTCGAGGTCGTCGTCGTCGAAGGGGAGCGACACCCACTCCTTCATCGTGCGGCTGCCCATCGTGACTTCATGCGCCGTGCCGGCGGCGACGACCTCCCGGGCGCGCGCACGGGGCAGTTTGACGATCAACCGGTCGTCGTGGCCGAGGAAGGCGAAGATCTTGCCGGCCACCCGCAGGCCGGGGCTGCGGAACATCGTCCCGACCTCCACGTCGGGGGCGCGCAGGAACTCTGCGGCGAGCTCGTCGAGCAACGCGCGTGCCGGAGTCGTCGGGTCACGCATGTCCTCGACCGTATCGGCCGGTAGGGCGGCCCGTGAGAGGTTCGGGCGCCGAGACACAGATCGGGCCCCTTCCCTGGCATGGGAACGGGGCCCGACGGTTCCTCACATCCCCGCGAGGGGGAAACGGGAGAGAGGCTCAGATCACGGTGATGCCGGTGGCCTGGGGGCCCTTGGCGCCCTGCGTGATCTCGAACTGCACGCGCTGGTTCTCCTCGAGGTTGCGGAATCCGCTGCCCTGGATCTCCGAGTAGTGCGCGAACACGTCAGCGGTTCCGTCCGAAGGGGCGATGAAGCCGAAGCCCTTCTCGGCGTTGAACCACTTCACGGTGCCTTCTGCCATGTGTATCTCCTCTAGTCAGGCTCTCGGGTGCTGCCGTATCGGAGCAAGCCCGCGCCGGTTTCTCAGATGTCGGCGATTCCTGAACAGGAGATCTGTCCGTCCGCAAAACAGGTGTGCGGGCGCGTCGAACCCATACAAAAAACTACGACCGATCACAGTCAACCACACGAGCCGGGGGATTTCTTCCGGATAGCCACAGGTCGAAATGACCCGCTCGGCGGGGGTGGCCGCAAGCGTTTGCGATCGAGCGTTACTGCGCGCTGAAGAGCGAACGGTGGATCTCTTCGCTCGTACGGGGAGCCGAGGGAGCGATCGCGGGGCTCGTCAATTCCTCGCTGGAATTGCTGTCGTTTTCGCTGGGAACGACGTACGGGTCGGAAAAGAGTGGTCCGGTTGCAGAATCTTGACTGCGGTTCACGGTGGGTCCTCACTTGTCGTAGCGCGTGGGCACCAGCTCGTGGCCGCGGGTCCAGAGCCGGGCGAGATGCCGCGGTGCCTCGCGGCGCGCGCTGGTTGCACTTGTGTACCAGATCATCGGGACACGGGTCCCGGTGCGGCCGAACGGCCGAGGTCCGAGAAAATCCTCGGGGTGCTCCCACCACTGTACGGGTCGTCCGCGGACCCGGCCGTTCACCACCGCATTCGGCGGAGGTCGATGTCGCTCGTGGGGGCCGCCGTATCTGTGACAATGCCGACGTGGGACTACGTCAGGCCTGTCGCGCCGCCGGCATCGGCGTGGTGACCGTGAGTGCGCACGACGGTGCGGTTCGCGGGCACCGCGCGGTTCCGGCCCTGTCCGCCCGGCTGGTCGTCAGCCTGGGGGCTCCCATCGAGATCCACTACGACGGACGGGTCCGGCAGCTCCCGTCGGTCGTGTCGGCGTTCTTGCGGCCCGGGGCGGCCACCCCGGCCACCATCCTCCGTTCGCAGCAACCGATCGCCTACGTCGAACTGTCGGCGCCCGCCCTGCAACGCCTGACGGGCGTGCCCCTGCGGGATCTGGACGCGGGCGGTGTCGAGGCCGGGACGATCCTGCCGTGGGTGGGCCAGCTGTGCGAGGAGCTGGCAGGTTGCTCCGCCGCGCACCGGGAGGCGGTGCTGCGCGTCCGACTGCTCGACCGGCTGAACGAGACCGGTCTCGGCGGAGCCGACGAAGACGCCTTCCGCACCTTGCAACTGATCCGAGCCCGTGCCGGGGCGGTGCCGGTCGAGGAACTCGCGCGCCACGCACATCTGAGTCCCAGACGGCTACGAGACGTCATGCGCCACTCGCTGGGAATCACGCCGAAGTTCGCCTCCCGCGTGGCCCGGTTGGCGTTCGCCGTGAACCGGGCCGGGGCGGGCGCGCACTCGTGGGCTCAGGTTGCCGCGGAGTCGGAGTACCACGACCAGAGTCACCTGGTGCACGACTTTCGCGAGCTCATGAACACGACGCCGACGGGATGGCTCGACGAAGAGGGCCGAAATCTACAAGGATGGCGACGTCCGTCTCCCTGACCATCGGGGCATGGACAATTCACTTCTTCCCAAGCTGCTGGTCGCGGACGCCGACACGGCGATCACGTTCTACACCCGCGCTCTCGGTGCCGAGCTCGTCCTGCGCGTCGCCGACGACCGCGGCGTGGTCGGCCACGCGGAGCTCACGCTCGATTCCGCCACCTTCGCGCTGGCGCAGAGCGTCGACGAGTGGGGATGGCGCGATCCCGAATCGATCGGCGGCTCACCGGTGTTGATCATGGTCACGACGCCGGACCCCGACGCGACGGCGGCTCGGATGGTGCAGCACGGCGCCGAAACGGTGATACCGGTCGACGATCGACCGTACGGGAAAAGGCAAGGCCGAGTGCGGGACCCGTTCGGGCACCTGTGGGTGATCAGCGGTGGACCGCGGTGAGGCGTCTCGTCCGGCGCAGCTGATCGGCCTCCCGTTCAACGGGAGCCCCCGGACATCGGACGGCGTGCCGGCGCCTATCGTCGCGCATGACCGGAAACAGTTGGAGTAGAGAAGAACTCGAGTCCGCATATCGCCATTGGCACAACACCGTAAATCGAGCCGGTGCCGGGGAGGGAAGCTGGCGTGACTTCCTCGAGCTGTTCACCGACGACGTCGTCTACCGCGAACAGATGGCCGGAGTTCTGAACGGCAAGGAGGAAATCTGGAGCTGGGCCGAACCCAGCCTGGTCCAGTTCCCCGGTTCCCACACGGTGTCCTTTCCGGAGCACTTCCATCTCGTCGACGAGGCCCGCGGGGTCGTCGTCGCCAAATTGGACAACGTCATGGCCGATCCCGGTGACGGATCGGTCTGGGCCGCTCCGCACGTCAGCATTCTCACCTATGCCGGTGACGGGAAGTTCTCCGGCCAGGAGGATGTCTACGACATCGGCAGCTTCCTCGGATTGATCAAGGCGTGGGGCCGTCGGGCGATGGAACTCGGAACTTTCGACGCCGCTCAGCGCGGATGGTTCGAGCAGGTCTACCCCGAGAGCGTGCCGCGCCCCGCCGGCCGCTGAGGCGAACGCTTGCCTGCGCGCCGCTCGCGACCTCACCGGGCGGCGCGCATGTTCGTGGTGCCCCCGACGAAGGGCCGCCGACGCGTTGCCGAATTCTGTCCGCCCGAGCCCCCTCTCGTCAAACCGTTTGCGCCCGTTGGCCCGTAGCGGGCTCCCTCCGAGCTACGCGATGCAGGATGCGGCCGTGCTGCATTGGTCTCCCGGTGAGCGGGAGGGTGCGCGCCACGGGCATGGGCGGTGTCCTGATAATCGCCGCTCACAGTCCACGAGTGACGGACATCACGCGGAGGGCACGACAGTGTCGGTCGACACGTCGACTCCGCTCCGGGCCGTCCCACCCCGCTGAAGGAGCCCCCACCATGACTACACGCGGTCGAGTTCGGCGCCTGCGCCCCCTGGCCGGAATGAGCGCACTGTTGGTGGTCGGCGCAGTCGGTGTCGCCGCATGCGCTGACGACGAGTCCGCTGATGCCGACGCTCAGGTTGCGTCCACTTCGGTCCTTCCGGACAACCCGGCGACCGGGGCGGCGGTGAAAGTCGGCTTCGTGTCCACCGAAGGTGGCGCGGCGGTGTCGTTGCCCGAGATGCGCCAGGGGGCGGAAGCCGCTGTCGAGTACCTCAACAAGAACGGAGGAGGTATCGCAGGCAAGCCTGTCGAGCTGGTCGTGTGCAAGCAACAGGAGGAGCCCACCTCCGCTGCAGCCTGCGCAAACCAGTTCGTCGAGCAGAAGGTGGCCGCGGTTCTGTCGCCGGGAACATCCCAGGGACCGGCCATCGTCCCGATCGTCGTCGGTGCGGGCATTCCGTACGTGACGCTCAACGGCGTCGCACCGATCGAGCTGACCTCACCGGAAGTTGCGGCCCTGTCCGCGGGACTTCCCGGGACCCTGACGGCGGCCGCGACCGCGGCGCAGCAGGAGGGAATGTCGAAGTTCACGTTCTTCGCCAGCGACGGCGGCGGAATCGCAGCAATGATCGATCAGATGGGTAAGCCGATCTTCCAGGGATTCGGTGTGGAGCTCGACGTGGTGCCGGTTGCCCTCGGAGTGCCGGATCCGACTCCCGTCGTCACTGCGGGGCTCGCCGGCAACCCCGACGGCGTCAGTTTCATCGGTGACGCCGCCACGTGCACCTCGGTACTCAAGGCCGTGCAGACCACCGCGCCGACGATGAAGAAGGTGCTGATCCCGACGTGTCTGGACGAGAGCGTCGTCAAGGCCCTCGGAATCGGCAACGTCGAAGGCAACATCGGCATCACCGCCACCGACGCGCTGTCGGATCGGCCCGACTCGGTGCTCTTCCGGTCGATTCTCGCGCAGTACGCACCCGAACTGAGCCCCACCGGATACGGGTCCACCGGCTATCAGACAGTGATGGCACTGGCCGGAGCAACCGCTGGTATCACCGGCGAGGTGACCGCTGCGTCGATCCGCGAGGCTCTGCGCACCGCCGAGAACGTCGAGATGCCTGCCGGTGGCGGTATCACGTTCACCTGCAACGGATCAGCCTTCCCGATGATGCCGTCGATCTGCTCCAAGCAGATGCTGATCGGCAAGATCGACGACAAGGGCATCCCGGTCGACCTCACGGTGACGGGCACATAGTCCGCGGCATCCCTCGAAGGAAGAATCATGACCGACCATCTGGCGTTTCTCGTGCTCGGCCTGGGGAACGGCGCCGTGTACGCCGCAATCGGCTTGGCGCTCGTGATGACGTTCAAGAGTTCCGGCGTCGTCAACTTCGCCACGGGTGCCGTGGCCCTCTATACCGCCTACACATACGCGCTGCTGCGCACGGGCGAACTGATGGTCCCTGTGCCGGGGCTCCCCCGCACGGTCGACCTCGGTGGGCCGATGGGGGTGGCCCCGGCCATCGGTATCTCGCTCCTCATCTCCATGCTGTCGGGATTGCTGTTCTACGCATTGATCTTTCGTCCGCTACGGCACGCGACGGTGGTCGCGAAGGCGGTCGCGTCGATCGGACTGATGATCGTTCTGCAGGCGCTCATCGCGCTGCGGGTGGGAACCGAAATCGTTTCCGTAGAACCGATCTTCGCGCTCGACAGCATCACCATCGGATCGAGGCACGCCCCGACCGATCGCATCTGGCTCGCCGCCACGATCATCGGCCTCGCCGTGATCGCCACCGTGGTGTTCCGCTACACCCGGTTCGGCATCGCAACGGAAGCAGCCGCCGAGTCGGAGAAGGGCGCGTACCTGACCGGCCTGTC is part of the Rhodococcus sp. SGAir0479 genome and encodes:
- a CDS encoding aspartate-semialdehyde dehydrogenase; translated protein: MTTIAVVGATGQVGIVMRTLLEERGFPAEKVRFFASARSAGKKLPFRGEEIVVEDASATSDEDLKGIDIALFSAGATLSRAQAPRFAAAGAIVVDNSSAWRKDPEVPLVVSEVNPEEAKNPPKGIIANPNCTTMAAMPVLKVLHDEAGLQRLIVSSYQAVSGSGIAGVEELVGQVRAVAADADKLVHSGAAVDFPAPDKYVAPIAFNVVPLAGAIVDDGSGETDEDQKLRNESRKILGLPDLLVSGTCVRVPVVTGHSLAINAEFERPLSVERAKELLADAPGVELVDVPTPLAAAGGDVSLVGRIRQDPGAPEGRGLALFVSGDNLRKGAALNTIQIAELLV
- a CDS encoding acyl-CoA carboxylase subunit beta: MTANTQNGADWQALLTRLAERKAAARAMGGTVKVDRYRASGRLDARARITTLLDAGSFVELGALTGDPAVPADAFVAGAGTVDGRPVTVGAEDFTVAGGSIGTAAASKRTRAAQLALRNRTPLVMMLEGAGHRATNALERNRPAPNDLQAMADLSGLVPTVAIVTGPSAGHGALAAPLSDFVIMVDGYGALFTAGPPLVAASTGEQVDKQTLGGPQVAIDMSGVAHNRAESDAAALTLARRFLSYLPSSAWQRPPWIGPDAGNHDVGERALPELLDLIPVNQKRPYDMRAMLGALADSGTVTEIQPTYGTSIITALARIGGHAVAVVANQPTVMAGAVTVAAADKAASFLQLAGAFHLPVLFLADNPGVMAGSAAEKAGILKAGARMFAAQHRLRSPKFHVTVRKAFGFGSSVMGANPYDNQTMTLAFPAVTLGGIPADVGGRTAKEDDETRRALVENETSGPWALAQTLFYDDVIDPRELRNVLIRGLDSCARDGAAEPIAHHGYLR
- a CDS encoding RidA family protein; the protein is MSKNWEEEYGYSDAVRSGDLLFCSGQVGLEADGSAPANPERQYDLAFATLGKLLAEHGAGPSDLVELTSFHVDFPRHMTEFMAAKARFQNGARPAWTAVGVTALGMPGILVEIKATARIRDI
- a CDS encoding MmcQ/YjbR family DNA-binding protein; this translates as MRDPTTPARALLDELAAEFLRAPDVEVGTMFRSPGLRVAGKIFAFLGHDDRLIVKLPRARAREVVAAGTAHEVTMGSRTMKEWVSLPFDDDDLDGTLARWRDAAHEAHEFVSGAA
- a CDS encoding cold-shock protein produces the protein MAEGTVKWFNAEKGFGFIAPSDGTADVFAHYSEIQGSGFRNLEENQRVQFEITQGAKGPQATGITVI
- a CDS encoding helix-turn-helix domain-containing protein, with the translated sequence MGLRQACRAAGIGVVTVSAHDGAVRGHRAVPALSARLVVSLGAPIEIHYDGRVRQLPSVVSAFLRPGAATPATILRSQQPIAYVELSAPALQRLTGVPLRDLDAGGVEAGTILPWVGQLCEELAGCSAAHREAVLRVRLLDRLNETGLGGADEDAFRTLQLIRARAGAVPVEELARHAHLSPRRLRDVMRHSLGITPKFASRVARLAFAVNRAGAGAHSWAQVAAESEYHDQSHLVHDFRELMNTTPTGWLDEEGRNLQGWRRPSP
- a CDS encoding VOC family protein, producing the protein MDNSLLPKLLVADADTAITFYTRALGAELVLRVADDRGVVGHAELTLDSATFALAQSVDEWGWRDPESIGGSPVLIMVTTPDPDATAARMVQHGAETVIPVDDRPYGKRQGRVRDPFGHLWVISGGPR
- a CDS encoding nuclear transport factor 2 family protein, which encodes MTGNSWSREELESAYRHWHNTVNRAGAGEGSWRDFLELFTDDVVYREQMAGVLNGKEEIWSWAEPSLVQFPGSHTVSFPEHFHLVDEARGVVVAKLDNVMADPGDGSVWAAPHVSILTYAGDGKFSGQEDVYDIGSFLGLIKAWGRRAMELGTFDAAQRGWFEQVYPESVPRPAGR
- a CDS encoding ABC transporter substrate-binding protein yields the protein MTTRGRVRRLRPLAGMSALLVVGAVGVAACADDESADADAQVASTSVLPDNPATGAAVKVGFVSTEGGAAVSLPEMRQGAEAAVEYLNKNGGGIAGKPVELVVCKQQEEPTSAAACANQFVEQKVAAVLSPGTSQGPAIVPIVVGAGIPYVTLNGVAPIELTSPEVAALSAGLPGTLTAAATAAQQEGMSKFTFFASDGGGIAAMIDQMGKPIFQGFGVELDVVPVALGVPDPTPVVTAGLAGNPDGVSFIGDAATCTSVLKAVQTTAPTMKKVLIPTCLDESVVKALGIGNVEGNIGITATDALSDRPDSVLFRSILAQYAPELSPTGYGSTGYQTVMALAGATAGITGEVTAASIREALRTAENVEMPAGGGITFTCNGSAFPMMPSICSKQMLIGKIDDKGIPVDLTVTGT